The nucleotide window TATGTATAGTTTTACATTCCATTACAAGGACTCTACCGCCACTTTTTGAGAATTCATTTAGGGGCTTCAACTAAATCTTTGTGTTATTGACTCAAAGATTTATTTTGAAGCACAAGAAATcataaagttttattttgaTGGGAGTTCACACATATTCCCTCCCGAGCCAAGCAAAACTCACTCTAGTGTATGTACCAAAAGACGAGACTATTTTAAAATGCTGATAACAATTATCTTTGTGTATTTTGTTAAAGTAGTTGAAGTCTCCTAGccgttagggttagggttcctTATTTCTTGGGTTTAGTTTCTAGCCGTGCAAATAATCTCTCTTATTCTTGAGGGACAAACTTATCTTTCTGTTTCTGACTTAGTCATGCACCACGATCTTAGGCCATGTAAATCGTGGGTTGTTATTTCCAATTTCATTGCATTGTAAGGCTATTTAACAGCCACAAGTTTCATTCAATAAACAAGGACATTCTCTCAGGTTTCTAGTGTTATCAAACTATACACGTACAAAAGATTTCTGCCATTTTCTCTTAGTTCCAAcatctggtatcagagccccACCACGGGGCCTGATCAAAACCTGCTACACAGGAACTAGTATGGAGGAACAAAGATATGACGTCCGAAGGCAGCTTTGTACAACCTGCGATTCCGCGATTTGATGGACACTGCGATCACTGGAGTATGCTAATGGAAAACTTTCTACGTTCCAAAGAGTATTGGAACGTGGTGGAAACAGGAGTCACTGCAGTAGCAGATGGAGCTGACTCAAGTGAAGCACAGAAGAAGGTGATTGATGATCAGAAGCTGAAAAACTTGAAGTGCAAAAACTATTTGTTTCAAGCCATCGATCGTTTGATCTTAGAGACCATATTGAAGAAGGACACTGCGAAGGACATCTGGGATTCCTTGAAGCAGAAATATCAAGGAACAACACGTGTCAAACGTGCTCAATTGCAGGCTCTTCGAAATGAGTTTGAAGTGCTGCACATGAAGGCTGGAAAATCTATCAATGACTATTTTGGACAAACTCTCGTCATTGCCAACAAGATAAGGATTCACAGAAAGCACATGGAGGATGCGGTGATCATAGAGAAGATCTTAAGGTCTATTGTTCCAAAATATGACTATGTTGTATGTTTTATTGAGGAATCAAATGATCTGGATGCTTTATCCATCGATGAGCTTCAAAGCAGTTTGTTGGTGCATGAACAACAGATTAGTCGCCATGTTGTAGTGGAGGAACAAGCACTGCAAGTCACATCTAGGACTCAACAAGGAGGATGAGGTGGAGGTCGTAGTAACTATcatggaagaggaagaggaaggggCAGATCTAGGTTTGATAAATCAACCCTAGAATGTTACAACTGTCATGAGTTAGGACACTTTCAGTGGGAATGCCCAAAGAAAGCATGGGATTCAAAGACAAACTATACAGAAACAAAAGAGGAGATGCTGTTGATGGTGCATGTCGATTTCAAAAAAGCTGAAACTGAACATATCTGGTTTCTTGACTCTGGGTATAACAACCATATGAGCGGCAAGAGAGACATTTTTGTTGGTCTTAATAGCAGTTTCAAAGAATCAGTAAAGATGGGAAATGACTCGAGTCTTATTGTTCAAGGCAAAGGCACAGTTCGAGTGGAGGTAAAAGGGATAGTTCATGTGATCACGGGAGTTTTCTTTGTACCTGAACTGAAGAACAATCTATTAAGTATTGGGCAGTTGCAAGAAAAGGGGTCACTGTGCTCATTCAACGAGACAAATGTAAGATATTTCACCCTGAGAAGAGGCTcatcattaaaactaaaatgaCTCCTAATAGAATGTTTATCGTGGTTGCTCACTGCTCACCACCAAGTGAGACAAAGTGCTTCTCCTCTCTAACCACAGATCAGGCCACTCTTTGGCACCATTGATATGGGCACCTGAGTTGGAATGGACTCAAAGTACTTCAACAAAAGAAGATGGTGGAAGAGTTACCCCAATTCAAAGCCATTCAGCAAGTATGTGAAGGCTGTTTAGTAGGACGACATCATCGAGATCCATTCCCAAAAGAAAGCATATGGAGGGCTTCTAAAGTTCTTCAGTTAGTGCATGTTGACATCTGTGGTATGATCAACCCAACCTCGAATAGCAACAAAAGGTATTTAATCACCTTTATTGATGATTATAGTAGAAAAACCTGGGTTTATTTTTTGATAGAGAAATTAGAAGCCTTTGCTACCTTCAAAACCTATAAAGCTAGGGTGGAGAAGGAAACTGGAGCATTCATTCGAAGTCTGAGaacggatcgagggggtgaattcaCATCACAAGAGTTCACAAACTATTGCAATGAGAATGGGATACATAAATAATTAACTGCTGCATACACTCCGTAGCAAAACTGTGTCGCCGAGAGGAAAAATCGTACCATAATGAATATGGTATGAAGCATGCTGATAGAGAAGAAAATTCCTAAAACCTTTTGGCCTGAAGCTGTAAATTGGACAGTACATGTGCTAAACAGAAGTCCAACCATTGCCGTGAAAAGCAAAACACCTGAAGAGGCATGGCAGGGTCTCAAACCATCAGTGGAGCACTTCAGAGTCTTCGGTTGTATTTCACATGTTCACATACCTGATAACAAAAGAGTGAAGCTTGAAGCCAAAAGTCTCAAATGCATATTTCTGGGGGTAAGTGACGAATCTAAAGCTTATAGATTGTTTGATCCTATATCTTCCAAGATAATTGTTAGCAGAGATGTGGTCTTTGAAAAAGGCCAAGAATGGAGTTGGGATGAGGCTCATAAGCAAACCATATTGGCTGATTTAGAATGGGAAGTTGATGAAGAAGCAAGTACAGAAGAGGAAAACGATGAAAATGGTTCTGAGACAGCTGAAGAACTAGACGAACATGGGTCCAACAGCTGTGGTTCTTTCGAAGAAGACACTTCAAATGTCACCTCACTCCTAGAAGGACGAACACGAAGACCTCCTGCATGGATGAGAGATTATGAGACTGGTTAAGGTCTCTCTGATGAAGAAAATGTGAATATAGCTCATCTAGCCTTATTCACTAATGGTGATCCGATGACGTATGAAGACACAGTGAAAAGTGAGAAATGGAGGCAAGCAATGGATCAAGAAATCAAGGCAATAGAGAAAAATGAGACGTGGGAATTAACTAATCTACCACCAGGAGGAAGATCTGTTGGAGTGAAATGGATTTTCAAAACCAAACTCAATGAGCATGGGGAAGTAGATAAGTACAAGGCGCGGCTAGTGGCTAAAAGGTACAGTCAACAGTATGGAATGGATTATGCAGAAGTATTTGCACCGGTGGTTCACTTGGACACAATTCGTATAGTGCTTTCACTTGCTGCACAGAGAGGTTGGTTGATATACCAACTTGACGTCAAATCAGCATTCCTACATGGCGAAATCAATGAAGAAGTGTTTGTTGATCACCCACCAGGTTACATACAGAAAGGAGAAGAATCAAAAGTCTATCGACTCAAGAAAGCACTGTATGGACTCAAACAAGCTCCATGAGCTTGGTACAGTCGCATAGAATCATATTTTTTCAAAGAAGGCTTCAACAAATGTCCTCATGAGCACACATTGTTCACTAAAACAGCAAATGGAGGTAAAATATTGATTATTTGTTTGTAAGTTGATGATCTTATATACATTGGGAACGATGGAGTTATGATTGAACAATTTAAGAAGTCTATGATGGTTGAATTTGACATGACTGATCTCGGAAAAATGAGATATTTTCTAGGGATTGGAGTGTTGCAGAAGGAATATGGGGTTTTTATAAGCCAACGAAAATATGCTCACGAGGTCCTTGAAAGATTCAACATGGATCAGTGCAACTCGGTTCAAAATCCAGTGATTCCTGGTTTCAAACTCACAAGGGATGAAGAAGGAGTAGGAGTCAATGGTACTCTTTACAAGCAACTGGTGGGAAGTCTTATGTACCTTACAGCCACACGCCCTGACTTGATGTTTGTTGTAAGCTTAATCAATAGGTATATGGAATGCCCCACGGAGACTCACTTGAAGGCAGCAAAGAGGATTCTAAGGTATGTGAAGGGAACATCCAGTTTTGGGGTATTTTATAGGAAGGGAGGAGATGAGAAGCTTTTTGGCTACACGGACAGTGACTATGCAGGAGATCAAGATGACAGGAAAAGTACATCAGGATATGTCTTCATGGTGAATTCAAGTGCAGTATCTtggtcctcaaagaagcaacCAGTGGTTGCTTTTTCCACTACCGAAGCTGAGTTTATCGTTGCAGCTTTAAGTGCTTGTCAAGTTGTTTGGCTAAAGAGGATTATGCAAAGTCTAACTTGTGAGCAGTATGAACCTACTGTCGTGTACTGTGATAACATCTCAACCATCAAACTCTCGAAAAATCCAATAATGCATGGACGTAGCAAGCACATTGACATTCGATTTCATTTTCTTCGAAATTTGGTCAATGATGGAGTAGTGAAGCTCAAACAGTGTTCAACCCAGGAGCAGATTGCAG belongs to Malus sylvestris chromosome 17, drMalSylv7.2, whole genome shotgun sequence and includes:
- the LOC126611933 gene encoding uncharacterized protein LOC126611933, which gives rise to MTSEGSFVQPAIPRFDGHCDHWSMLMENFLRSKEYWNVVETGVTAVADGADSSEAQKKVIDDQKLKNLKCKNYLFQAIDRLILETILKKDTAKDIWDSLKQKYQGTTRVKRAQLQALRNEFEVLHMKAGKSINDYFGQTLVIANKIRIHRKHMEDAVIIEKILRSIVPKYDYVVCFIEESNDLDALSIDELQSSLLVHEQQISRHVVVEEQALQVTSRTQQGG